One window of Quercus robur chromosome 12, dhQueRobu3.1, whole genome shotgun sequence genomic DNA carries:
- the LOC126710577 gene encoding TOM1-like protein 9 produces the protein MVNSMVDRATSDMLIGPDWAMNIEICDMLNHDPGQAKDVVKGIKKRIGSKNPKVQLLALTLLETVIKNCGDIVHMHVAEKDVLHEMVKIVKKKPDFHVKEKILILIDTWQEAFGGPRARYPQYYAAYQDLLRAGAVFPQRSERAAPVFTPPQTQPLTSYPQNLRNPDNQLETAESSADSEFPTLSLSEIQNARGIMDVLAEMLSAIEPANKEGLRQEVVVDLVEQCRTYKQRVVHLVNSTSDESLLCQGLSLNDDLQRVLARHEAIASGTSVQMEKTKPEPVRSLVDVGGPLVDAGDNTKQPDGRSTSSASAGAQPLNQLLLPAPPVTNAAAPLARVDPKMDLLSGDDYSSPKADNSLALVPVGVQQPNTPLSQQNALVLFDMFTDGNTPNSVNTQSANLAGQSNHLAHQTQQQQNTHSPQGGFYSNGSAPNVGSPQYEQSVYMQGAGSAWNGQIPQQQQSPSSVYGAQSSGSFPPPPWEAQPVDNGSLVAAAQYPQPVQAGQVVVTHPLGSQPMRNDQVVGMYIQPITGGHLSAINGQVAQSQQLGLHSQPIQGGPYMGMVPQPMQPAQMMPTYPQQMYGNQYAGYGYGYGQQQGMQYVEQGMYGLSVSDNNGSRNSYQVPTSSYVTPSKPSKPEDKLFGDLVNMAKVKPTKPTPGTAGSM, from the exons gCAAGCAAAGGATGTTGTTAAAGGTATTAAGAAGCGCATTGGCAGTAAGAATCCAAAAGTTCAACTGCTTGCCTTAACA CTTTTGGAGACAGTCATAAAGAATTGTGGGGATATTGTTCATATGCATGTGGCAGAGAAAGATGTTCTTCACGAAATGGTGAAGATAGTAAAAAAGAAG CCCGACTTCCATGTCAAAGAGAAAATATTGATCCTGATAGATACTTGGCAAGAAGCATTTGGAGGACCAAGGGCAAGATATCCACAATACTATGCTGCATACCAAGATTTGTTG CGTGCTGGGGCGGTATTCCCTCAGAGATCTGAGAGGGCTGCGCCTGTATTCACACCTCCCCAAACACAACCTTTGACATCATATCCTCAGAATTTGCGCAATCCTGATAATCAGCTAGAGACAGCTGAGTCATCTGCAGATTCTGAGTTTCCAACCTTGAG CCTGTCAGAAATTCAGAATGCACGTGGTATCATGGATGTCCTTGCAGAAATGCTAAGTGCAATAGAGCCAGCAAACAAAGAG GGGCTTAGGCAAGAGGTTGTTGTCGACTTGGTGGAACAGTGTCGTACATACAAGCAGAGAGTGGTGCATCTTGTTAACTCGACTTC GGATGAGTCACTGTTGTGTCAAGGACTATCGCTGAATGATGACTTGCAGCGAGTACTGGCCAGGCATGAAGCTATTGCATCAGGAACTTCTGTTCAAATGGAGAAAACCAAGCCTGAACCAGTTAGATCACTCGTTGATGTTGGTGGTCCTCTGGTTGATGCTGGAGATAATACTAAACAGCCTGACGGGAG ATCCACTTCAAGTGCCAGTGCAGGGGCACAGCCACTGAACCAGTTGTTGCTTCCTGCACCTCCCGTAACTAATGCTGCAGCTCCTTTAGCAAGGGTTGATCCCAAAATGGACCTGCTGAGTGGTGATGACTATAGTTCACCAAAGGCAGATAATTCACTTGCTCTTGTTCCTGTCGGGGTACAGCAGCCAAACACTCCTTTGTCTCAGCAGAATGCCCTTGTTCTTTTTGACATGTTTACAGATGGTAACACTCCAAATTCTGTCAATACTCAATCTGCCAATCTGGCTGGACAAAGCAATCATTTGGCTCATCAAACCCAACAGCAGCAGAATACTCATTCTCCCCAAGGTGGATTTTACTCAAACGGAAGTGCCCCAAATGTTGGGTCGCCTCAGTATGAACAGTCAGTGTACATGCAAGGGGCTGGTTCAGCCTGGAATGGCCAGATCCCCCAGCAGCAGCAATCTCCTTCGTCAGTCTATG GTGCTCAAAGCAGTGGGTCATTTCCACCACCACCTTGGGAAGCTCAGCCAGTGGACAATGGTAGCCTTGTAGCAGCTGCTCAATACCCTCAACCGGTGCAAGCTGGTCAGGTGGTTGTCACTCATCCTCTGGGATCACAACCAATGAGGAATGATCAGGTGGTAGGTATGTATATCCAGCCAATTACAGGTGGCCATTTGTCGGCAATCAATGGCCAGGTTGCTCAGAGCCAGCAGTTGGGTTTGCACTCTCAGCCGATCCAGGGAGGGCCATATATGGGAATGGTTCCGCAGCCAATGCAGCCTGCCCAAATGATGCCTACGTATCCTCAACAGATGTATGGTAACCAATATGCGGGCTATGGCTATGGCTATGGTCAGCAACAAGGGATGCAATACGTAGAGCAGGGAATGTATGGTTTATCTGTTAGTGACAACAATGGCTCGAGAAACTCTTACCAGGTTCCTACTTCATCTTATGTCACACCTAGCAAACCTTCTAAGCCGGAGGATAAGCTATTTGGGGACCTGGTTAATATGGCAAAAGTGAAACCAACGAAACCCACTCCTGGAACAGCCGGTAGTATGTGA
- the LOC126709225 gene encoding protein PEROXIN-4 — protein MQASRARLFKEYKEVQREKTADPDIQLACDDSNIFKWTALIKGPSETPYEGGVFQLAFAVPEQYPLQPPQVRFLTKIFHPNVHFKTGEICLDILKNAWSPAWTLQSVCRAIIALMAHPEPDSPLNCDSGNLLRSGDIRGFQSMAKMYTRLAAMPKKG, from the exons ATGCAG GCATCAAGGGCAAGGCTTTTCAAGGAATACAAAGAGGTGCAGCGGGAGAAAACAGCTGATCCAGATATTCAATTAGCTTGTGATGATTCAAATATATTCAAATGGACTGCTCTTATCAAG GGACCATCAGAGACTCCTTATGAGGGTGGTGTCTTCCAGCTTGCTTTTGCTGTTCCTGAGCAGTATCCTTTGCAACCTCCCCAAGTGAGGttcttaacaaaaattttccatccaaACGTTCATTTTAAG ACAGGAGAGATTTGCCTTGATATCTTGAAAAATGCATGGAGCCCAGCTTGGACACTCCAATCTGTTTGTAGGGCTATAATTGCTTTGATGGCCCACCCAGAACCTGACAGTCCACTTAATTGTGATTCAG GTAATCTTTTACGCTCCGGGGATATTAGAGGATTCCAGTCCATGGCAAAGATGTATACTAGGCTGGCAGCCATGCCCAAGAAAGGCTGA